AAGAACCCGCCGCGCCTGCCGCCGCCGGAGCCGGCGTCGTCGCCGTCCTGGGGGTCGCGCAGGCCGTCGTAGATCTCCTGGCACAGGGGGCAGACGGGGAACTTGTTCGGGTCCCGGCCCGGCACCCACACCTTGCCGCACAGGGCGATCACGGGCTCGCCGGACAGCGCCGACTCCATGATCTTCTCCTTGCGGACGTAGTGCGCGAAGCGCTCGTGGTCCCCGGGCTCGACGTCCTGGAGCTGCTCTGCGCGCTCCAGCACGGAGGTGCCCCCGCCGGAGGGGGACAGCGGATCGGCCTGGAGGGGATCGGAGATGCTCATGCCCCCGATCCTACCGACCCCTCACCACGCC
This Micrococcus flavus DNA region includes the following protein-coding sequences:
- a CDS encoding DUF3039 domain-containing protein; protein product: MSISDPLQADPLSPSGGGTSVLERAEQLQDVEPGDHERFAHYVRKEKIMESALSGEPVIALCGKVWVPGRDPNKFPVCPLCQEIYDGLRDPQDGDDAGSGGGRRGGFFGRGRG